Genomic DNA from uncultured Methanospirillum sp.:
TAGGGACCCTGATAAATTTCAACCAATTTAAAGGAAAGAAGACATTAATCAGCCTGATTCAGACATTATACTCACTCCCAACTGTGATAGTCGGGTTAGTCTGCTATATGCTCCTCTCACGTACAGGCCCGCTCGGATTTTTAGGATTTCTTTTTACTCCAAACGGTATGATCTTTGGTCAGACCATTCTTGTAATCCCGATAATGACTGGATTGACAATAGCAGCCCTGCAGAACATAAATCCAATCATAACTGATACAATCCGGTCACTTGGAGCCACAAAATACCAGTTTCTCATGAGTCATATCAGAGAAGCAAGATTTACAATAATGGCAGCGGTTGTGATTGGATTCTCCAGAGCAATATCTGAAGTTGGAGCAGCTATCATGATCGGTGGAAATATTAAAGGTCATACCAGAGTTCTGACCACTGCGATATCCCTCCAGACATCAATGGGAAATTTTACTCTTTCTCTGGCTCTTGGAATAATCCTTCTAGGCATCGCGTTGATCATCAATTTACTAATGGGTTACCTCCAACAGCGGTGAATCATGATACAATTACAAGAGATATCAAAATCCTTTGGAGATCGTCTAATCCTCAACAATATTACTGCAGAAATTCCATCCGGGAAAATTTTTACCATCATCGGTCCATCAGGACAGGGGAAAACCACTCTCCTCAGACTTATCAATCTCCTCGATACTCCATCCAGCGGCCACATCACCGTTAATGGTATTCCTCTTTCGAATCATAAAAACACCACCGATACCAGACGTAAAATGGGAATGGTTTTTCAGACTCCGGTAGCATTCAACGAAACTGTGTCGGCAAATATCGCTATGGGTTTGAAATATCGGGGTGTTTCTAAGGAAGAGATTAAGAGGCGAGTGCTCGAGAAGATCGATGAGATTGGGTTATCCGGATATGAACATAGAAAAGCCCGAACTCTTTCAGGTGGAGAGATGCAACGTGTCTCACTTGCCCGTGTCATGATCACAAACCCTGATCTCCTTCTTCTGGATGAACCAACTGCGAACCTTGATCCAGTATCTACAGCAAAAATTGAGGAGCTCATCAGATACTACAACCGGACCTGTGGGACTACTGTAATCATGTCATCACATGATCTCTATCAGGGTCAACGAATGGCTGATATTATTGCTGTAATGATGGATGGGAGATTTGTTCAGTTTGGTGAGACAACTCATGTTTTTTCAGAACCGTGCTCGGCAGATGTAGCACGGTTTATTGGAATTCGAAATATTCTCCCGGGAGTAGCAAGCCCGTTTGATAATGGTCTTGTTCAGGTAGATCTCGGTGGTGTGATAATTTACTCAATGAGCTCTATTCCACAAAAAGAAGTGATGGTTGCTATAAGGCCGGAAGAGATCACATTGCATATTGATGAGAGAGGAAAAACCAGCGCAAGGAATGTCCTGTCCGGAATTATCACTGATGTTCAGCCTTATGGTGTCATCAATCATGTTCTGGTCTCTTGTAATGGTATAGTACTGGCCTCACAAGTTACGCTGCAATCAGTCCGGGAGATGAATCTCAAACGGGGAATGGAGGTTCAGTTGTCATTTAAAGCACCATCTGTTCATCTGATGCCACAAAACCCGACTGTTCAAGTATAGTCATTTTAGAATTGTATGATATCGCTAGGAGATTTTACAGGATCTGTAGGAAATTTTGGCACAGTACTCCCACTCTTAGTCGCAATATCTGTCACATCGGGGATGTCACTCTCTCTGATGCTCCTTTTATGTGGGGGATGGTACATCCTTTCAGGAATTATCTATAAAGTTCCCATCTCTGTTGAGCCGTTAAAAGCAGTTGCAGCGATCTCCATTGCCGGGCATTTTTCTCAAGAAATAATCATTGCATCAGGAATTTTAATCGGAATTTTCTTTATATTTCTTGGTGTTTTTCATGGGATGGATTGGATACAACATCATATCCCGTCATCGGTAGTGAGAGGCCTCCAGTTAGGTCTTGGATTCATCCTTTTAAAAAGTTCATTACTTGATTTTGGACTATTGGATAAACCATCATTTGTCATTGGAATCTTCTGCATAGTTCTTGTGTATCTTTTCAGAAGGATCAGACAAACTCCTGATTTTTCAGCACTCTTATTATTTGCATTGGGAATTGCCTGCGTTTTTTATAGTAATGGAATTCCGCAATTGAACCCTCCTGTTCTTCCAACATTAGTTCTTCCCGCCATGTCTGATTTTAATACTGCAGGGATGAATCTGGTTCTCCCACAGATACCGATAACGATCGCGAATGCAATTCTTGCAACATCTCTTCTTATCAGTGATCTCTATCAATACAAAGTCTCCCCAAATAAGTTGAGTATTTCTGTAGGATGTATGAGCCTGACAACCTCTATGCTTGGGGGATTTCCATTATGTCACGGAGCCGGTGGTGTTGCAGCCCATCGCAGGTTTGGAGGAAAAAGCGGATATACGATGATAATAGGAGGAGTGATCCTTATCTGGCTTGCATCACTTTTTACAAATCCTGCCCTGATTCAGAGTTTCCCCCAGGGACTATTTGGAGTGCTCCTGATGGTTGTGGCGGCAGAGTTAATCGCTCAGGGAATCCGTACTGATAATCGCTTCATCTCCGGATGTATGGTACTCATAGCCATATTTGGTGGAATGGCACTATCATTTATTGGGGGGGTTATTATTGCAATGGCATACCCACATCTGGAAACTTACATTTCCAGGAAAGGACTCCAGAGAAGGATATGAGGATGAATACATATCATCATTTGATCAGTGTATAAGACCAATCATACACCGGTTCTCGCATTCAAATCGTATGGCTCTTATTGATCTGAAACAAATTGAATAATAATCAGGTAGTGCAGTGAAAGTAATCAAGATCCCAGCTCTCCTCTCAAGTGTTATCATTACCGCCCTCTCCGGTATTGACCTGATGGAGTTCACCCTTATTAATCACTGTCATTACTGTAAGGGACCTGTCAAATTTCATGATATCAGATTGAAGCGGTTTGCAACAGTGGTCGAAAATGGGGAGAAACGAATAATCAGTGTTCGGGTCTATAGATATTACTGCCAGGAGTGTGGAAAATTATGCTATGCTCGTGCTCCATTTTACCCGAATACAAAATTTGGATCACCTGTAGCTGATCTCTGTATGACGCTGGCCTGGGATCACTCCTTTAATCACGCTTCAAAAATACTCAATTCTGTAGGAGTGGTGATAGACCGGGGAACTATCCGGAATTTTTTGGCGCATGAGATCCCGCCGGTAAGTTATGCGAAGATATACGGACTACCCATTCCTCTTTCAATATGTTATCTGTCAGACCTCTTCTCCCGTAAATACTGGAATTACCCGGTGACACAAGAGGAGATACTGGAGGTTTGTGGGTTTCCAGTTAAATAGGACAAATCTGTTTCAATACTCTCCCTGATCACGAAATACCTCAATAACCTTTTCAAAGGTATTCCCGTAGTTGTGTTCCCACTCTTCCCACTCATTCACTTTTGCAACGACAGGGTTTCCTCGATGTTCACCGGCATGGTACCCGAACATTGTCTCTAATTCTGTCTGAAGTGCATGCATATACAAGGAATTGGGGATCTCCATTGGGCAACGCTCCTCACATTGACCACAATTGATGCAGGAGTCTGCGATATGTGAGGCCCTAATGAGATGAAACATAAATGGGGGAGGAACCTGTCCGGGCTTGACGAGCCAGGGTTTTTTTGTTTGACAATCTTCACACACACAAAGGGGACAACCTTCAGTGCACTGATAGCACTTGATACACCGGGACATATCTAGCATCATACTCTTCAGTAACTGGTCACCAGGTGGGATTTTTGAAAACTGATCAGAGCGACTTTTCAAGCTGAGTGCCTGCATCGCTTCTTCAACGCGGGTTCGGGCTTCTACTCCATGAGGGTCTGCAGCCTCAACCATGATAGCATGATTATTGATGGCTGATTCAAGAGTTACCGCACCCTTTTTGCTGCACACCTCAATGCACGTGGTATTCCCGGTATACTCCCCGATTACTCCCCAATCACCACAAACGAGATCACATTGCCTGGGAATTCTCGTCTGGCAACGCTGACAGCACAATCTCCGTCCATATCCCTCTTGTTCAAGGTCTTCGATTGGCAGTGAATACATAGTATCTGAAGTTTTAACCTGGCACATTCCTTGAGAAAAATAGATGGAACCAACAGTGTCTGGATCAAGACCGTATCTCTGATGAACCATTTTCCTGGCAATAATCGGATTTATGGTCCCGCTACAGTTTAACCCAATGAGGATGAGATTATCAAGGTTTATCCTGTTTCTTTTTGCAAGTTCGATGATTGCTTTTGCTTCACACCCTTTTACGACTACAGCAACATTCTGCCCGGGATTGCTTTGTAGGTACCGGTATAGATATTTGGCATTGAGGAGAGTTCCGCAATATAATGATCCTGAACATAAAGCAACCTCCTGTGGGTTCGTTAATACTGCCATAGATGCATCATAGATATCAGCCCTTTTTTTCATCACTACGGCAGCATCTACGATCCTGCTTTCGAGTAGATGAACAAGTAATCCTGAAACAAATCCTCCAGAACTTCCTCTCTCCCGAATTATCGGATCTGTTGACCAGGCATAATACACATCCCGGGGACGGATCATTCCTTTTCTTCCTGGTATTTCTTGATAGATATTGCAGCCACTTTATACTCAGACATGTATGGTAGCGGTTCTGATGAGTTTAATTCAACGTTTGCAGAAACTCGTTCGATAAAGTGTAGGGGGATAAATGCGGTTCCCTTTTTAATATCCCACAATACCCGAACTTTACAGACAAGAGAACCTTTCCTGAATGTCACCTTTATAAGATCATTACTGCTGATCTTCAGAATTTTCGCATCTTCAGGATTCATCTCCAAATATCCTTCATTCACCTCATCATTCAGGTTTTTACATCTCCTCGTCATAGTACCTGACTGCCAGTGCCAGATCAACCGGCCGGTGGTTAATCGGAAAGGGAATTTTTTATCAGGGAGATCTGCAGGTTCTTTCCATTCTACGGGGAAAAAGACACCTTTTCCATCAGGATGTGCAAAATGATCAGTATACAGGATCTGAGTTCCCAACATAGCTGATTCAGTACATGGCCAGTGTATGCCCTCAGGTCTGCTGACATTCTCCCATGTCATTCCCCGGTATTGTGGAATGGCAGAGCACATCTCCTCGAAAATTTCTTTTGCATCATTGTAATCGAACTGCTCAACATATCCCATCTTTCTGGCAAGAGCAGTGATAATTTCATAATCTGGTTTAGCTTCACCAGGTGGATCAACCGCTTTTCTGATTCGTTGGACTCTGCGTTCAGTATTTGTTTGAGTTCCATCCTTTTCTGCCCAGCATGCTGCTGGAAGAACAACATCAGCGTACTGACAAGTTTCTGTGAAAAAAATATCCTGAACTACGAGAAAGTCAACTTTTTTTAGTCCATCGATAATTATTGTAGGATTAGGTTCAGAAACAACTGGGTTTTCTCCGATAAGATACATGGATCTGATGTGTGGGGATGATGATCTGAGCTGCTCAAACATGGTATTGATATCATATCCTTCGCGAGGTTCACAGATGCCATCAGGAAATCCCCATAATTTGGATATCCTCCTATGAGCAGTTCCATCGGTTATTGCGCTGTATCCGGGGAAAAAATTTGGAAGACAACCGGCATCACAGGCTCCCTGCACATTATTCTGACCACGTAATGCATTAACGCCAGTCCCAGGACGACCGATGTTTCCGGTGAGCATCATCAGATTTGCAATAGATTTTACATTATCTACCCCGGTTGTCTGTTGGGTAATGCCCATTGCGTATAATATTGTGCATTTTTTTGCCGTTCCGATCCATTCAGCAGTTTTTCTAATCAGGTCCGGAGTTACCCCACATAGCCCCCCTGCAATCTCCGGTTCATAGCGTCTCTGCAGGACGACCTTTTTTACTGCTTCGAACTGGTTTGTTCGTTCAGAGATGAATGATTGATCATGCCAACCGTTCCTGATGATCTCTCCCATGATACTATTGAGGAGAAGAACATCTGAACCGCTGTAAAACTGAATAAAGAGATCAGATTGGACTGCAGTTGGAGTGAACCTGGGATCTGCGGAGATTACATGAGCACCGCGTGAACGTGCTTTGATGATCTGTCTTCCAACAAGGGGATGCTGTTCAAGAGTATTACTCCCGAGACAGAGGATGCAGTCAGACTCACTGATATCTGGAATCGAATTGGTCATCGCATTGCATCCAAATGCAAGGTTAAGGCCAACCATTGTGGCGGAATGACAAAGGCGGGCACAGTGATCGATATGACGGGTCTTCAGAACCCCCCTTGCAAATTTCATTGCAAGATAATTATCTTCATTCGAACACCGTGCTGATGTGAGTACTGCCAGTTCCTCTGGTTTATATGAAGAAAATTGCTTGGCGATCAGATTAAGGGCAGCTTCCCAGTCTGCTTCATAAAAAATATCCCCTTTTCTGATCAAAGGCTTTTTTAATCTATCTGGATTTCCTATGAACTGGTGACAATACGTTCCCTTCGGACAGACACGTCCTTCATTTACCGGTGATCGATAATATGGAGCAGTTCCGATAACCTTCCCATCCTCCACCATGAGATTTAGTGAACAGCCAGTACTACAATACGGGCATGTGGTAGTGACCTGAGTGAACGTCATCGATAATATCTCTGTAATAAATAGGGAGATGATGGTAGTTATTATTCATTCCCATGTGAGAAATTGAAAAGAGAATTGAGAGAGTTCTTACATAGGAAATGTCAGGGATCCTGATAGATCCAAGGTTAGCCACACATTCGTATCACTCCTGTTTTCTCAATCTCATATCCTCCTAGTCCAGTGAGTACTCTCTTGAACTCCGGAGTTTGTATGAGATCAGCAATTGCCCTGATACGAGAATCGCTTTCATATAATTTTCTGGTCGTTACAAGTTCGTATCTTTCAACACCAACCGGGATGAATGAAAGTGAAAAGGAATGAGCTGCACTATAAACTGCCATACCAAGATCAGCGTCACCGCTTTTCACTGCAAGACAAACGCCGAGATGGGTGGTCGCTTCTCTATCATATCCATCAATCTGTCCGGATACGATTCCCTTCTGCTTCAGGAGATGATCAAGAAGCATCCTGGTTCCTGATCCCCGCTGTCGGTTAATAAACCGGTGAGTTGTGAGAGCCTCAAAGTCTAGTGAGTCCCGGGAGACCATACCCTGTACTCGTTCTGCCACACATATCAGAACCAGTTCTTCACCAGGGAAATACTTCTGTAGGTATGGAATGTTATATTCTCCATCCTCTGCAAGCATATGCATCGGTGCAAGGTGGCAGTACCCCCTCTTTAACGTTAAAAGGCCTCCCATGCTCCCTACATGTGAAGAAGCAATCCGAATGCCAGAGCGTCTTATCAAATTGGCAAGATGATCAATAACCGGATCATGACTCCCTGTGATCATCACAACCTGTTCTGCAACGGAAAGGCTTACTGTCAGATAAGCGGTAGTTTTTTCACCTGCTTCCAGCCCCTCCTGAGCGGATGGGATCTTCAGATATGCATTTGCTCTTACCATGCTCATCTGAACTCCTGAACCACGGGAGAGCGGAGAAGCAATCCAATCGTTTTGTATTCTTCCAACTGTAGTAAGAACAAACTCATCAGTTCCTATCGATGAGTGCAATGCACTTGCCAGTTGAACTGGTATGGATTGAGGTTCCGGAATGGTAAACCCATACCAGGAAAGAAGAGGCACAACAACCTCACGGAGTATGGTATGACAGGCGATCGGATATCCTGGCATGCCGATGACCGGTCTGTTATTAACTATCCCTAATATAACAGGTTTAGCAGGTTTGATCGCGATGCCATGAATGATTACGGAGCCTAACTCTTCAATAACCTGGGCTGTAAAATCTTTGGTTCCTTTGGATGATCCTGCAGAAATGATAACTACATCATGTGTTTCTGCGGCCTTTTTTACTGCATCACGGATCTTGTCCAGATCGTCGGGTATGATTGGGTGGTGGGTGACAGATACACCGGCTTCAGAGAGCATAGCTGAGGCCATGTGCATATTACTCTCAATTACCTGGCCGGGAAGCGGTTTTGTCCCGACTGGTATGATCTCACTTCCGGTTGGGATCAGGGCAATCTTGAGATCAAGAACTGATACTTCTGGTACCCCATAACTGATCATAGCACCGATATCGACCGGTCGAATCCGGGTGAGGGAAGGAATGACCATTTCTGTCTCTGCAATATCCTCCCCGATTGGTCTGATATGTTGCCATGGGTGAGCTGCAGCGAAGATCTGGTATGAACCGTTCTGTTCTATGATGTCTTCTATCATGATCACAGCATCAAACCCGTCAGGAATTACATTTCCAGTATTAACTCGTTTAAAATTCGCGAGGGTGAGCGGGTTTTGATCTGTCGCTCCTGCAGTTTCAGCACTATTTACGGCAATACCATCCATGGCTGAAAGATGTGCAGCAGGAATAGATAACGGAGATAAAACGGCCTCTGCAGTAATCCTCCCACTTGAGTTCTGAACCGGAATTTTTATAATACCGGGAATACATGAAAACTGACCCTGGAATATTTTCAGGGCCTCATCAAGGGACGTGAGTGTGAGATACCGGGTTGCTCCATCAATATCCTTTACCATATAAGAACCTCAACAATCTCTCCTGCTTCGTATCCTTCAACAGATCCAGGTATCCGGATAATCCCGTCACTTAAGAGAAGAGTATTCGTAAGTCCGGATTTTCCCAGTACCGGGAGAATAAACTTTCCATCAAAGACACCCCTGACATAATCTTCTCTTCCCTGTACTGATTTTAGAGGGACCATTAATGGGGCATGGATATATCTTTCAGAAGAGTTGACTCCCCTCATTCCCTTGAGTAGTTCCCGAACAAGAACAAGGAGTATAATATATGCTGATGCCGGGTGACCGGGAAGTCCAATTACCGGCTTTCCATTTGCAGTTCCGATAATAGTTGGTTTTCCCGGTGAGATGGCAATACCATGAACCAGAACCTCTCCGCGGGAGGCGATGATATCAGCACACATATCCCGTTCCCCTTTTGAGCTACCTCCGGATATCAGAACAGCGTCACATGAAGCCAGAGCCTCGTCAAGTGCCTGAATCAAGGAGTCGCAGTCATCAGGGATGATACCGTACACGACCGGAATACAACCCTCCTCTGATACAAATCCGGTACAAAGCCAGGTGTTTACATCCCGGATCTCTCCACCTTTCGGTTTTTCATCGACCGGTACCAGTTCATTCCCTGTTGAAATGATACCTATACGTGGTCTAGATGTAACAGTAACACTGTTGCAGCCACAGGCAGCCAGCACTCCGCAGACCCGTGAATTGATTATTGTTCCAGCTTTAATTGCCGGTCGATGAGTTCCAAAATCTTCTCCTTTGGAGATTTTATTCTCACCTACAGAAACAGGCTTGTGTATGAGAATCTGATCATCAAGTTCCTCACAATATTCGATCATGACGACTGCATCGGCCCCACATGGAAGAACTCCTCCTGTGGGTATGTATACGCAGGAGCCAGGCTGAAGAGAAATACTCCTGTCTTCTCCCATTGCCACCCTTCCTGATAATGATAGCATAGCCGGAATAGATTCGCTGGCACCGACGGTATCTGAAGCATGAACAGCGTATCCATCTACCGTTGAGCGATCAAACCCGGGGATATCCACATCAGAGGTAACATCACAGGCTAGTGCTCTTCCGATCGAATCTGATAACGGTATGATCTCAGGTTGTGTTGGAGTG
This window encodes:
- the glp gene encoding gephyrin-like molybdotransferase Glp encodes the protein MTRFLSVISVGEAIKIIRKIATPTQPEIIPLSDSIGRALACDVTSDVDIPGFDRSTVDGYAVHASDTVGASESIPAMLSLSGRVAMGEDRSISLQPGSCVYIPTGGVLPCGADAVVMIEYCEELDDQILIHKPVSVGENKISKGEDFGTHRPAIKAGTIINSRVCGVLAACGCNSVTVTSRPRIGIISTGNELVPVDEKPKGGEIRDVNTWLCTGFVSEEGCIPVVYGIIPDDCDSLIQALDEALASCDAVLISGGSSKGERDMCADIIASRGEVLVHGIAISPGKPTIIGTANGKPVIGLPGHPASAYIILLVLVRELLKGMRGVNSSERYIHAPLMVPLKSVQGREDYVRGVFDGKFILPVLGKSGLTNTLLLSDGIIRIPGSVEGYEAGEIVEVLIW
- a CDS encoding ABC transporter ATP-binding protein, with the translated sequence MIQLQEISKSFGDRLILNNITAEIPSGKIFTIIGPSGQGKTTLLRLINLLDTPSSGHITVNGIPLSNHKNTTDTRRKMGMVFQTPVAFNETVSANIAMGLKYRGVSKEEIKRRVLEKIDEIGLSGYEHRKARTLSGGEMQRVSLARVMITNPDLLLLDEPTANLDPVSTAKIEELIRYYNRTCGTTVIMSSHDLYQGQRMADIIAVMMDGRFVQFGETTHVFSEPCSADVARFIGIRNILPGVASPFDNGLVQVDLGGVIIYSMSSIPQKEVMVAIRPEEITLHIDERGKTSARNVLSGIITDVQPYGVINHVLVSCNGIVLASQVTLQSVREMNLKRGMEVQLSFKAPSVHLMPQNPTVQV
- a CDS encoding ABC transporter permease, translated to MEDLASAIYTAITLLITWNPDVIEITARTLEITFTSVAISTIIALPLGTLINFNQFKGKKTLISLIQTLYSLPTVIVGLVCYMLLSRTGPLGFLGFLFTPNGMIFGQTILVIPIMTGLTIAALQNINPIITDTIRSLGATKYQFLMSHIREARFTIMAAVVIGFSRAISEVGAAIMIGGNIKGHTRVLTTAISLQTSMGNFTLSLALGIILLGIALIINLLMGYLQQR
- a CDS encoding Coenzyme F420 hydrogenase/dehydrogenase, beta subunit C-terminal domain, yielding MIRPRDVYYAWSTDPIIRERGSSGGFVSGLLVHLLESRIVDAAVVMKKRADIYDASMAVLTNPQEVALCSGSLYCGTLLNAKYLYRYLQSNPGQNVAVVVKGCEAKAIIELAKRNRINLDNLILIGLNCSGTINPIIARKMVHQRYGLDPDTVGSIYFSQGMCQVKTSDTMYSLPIEDLEQEGYGRRLCCQRCQTRIPRQCDLVCGDWGVIGEYTGNTTCIEVCSKKGAVTLESAINNHAIMVEAADPHGVEARTRVEEAMQALSLKSRSDQFSKIPPGDQLLKSMMLDMSRCIKCYQCTEGCPLCVCEDCQTKKPWLVKPGQVPPPFMFHLIRASHIADSCINCGQCEERCPMEIPNSLYMHALQTELETMFGYHAGEHRGNPVVAKVNEWEEWEHNYGNTFEKVIEVFRDQGEY
- a CDS encoding molybdopterin biosynthesis protein, which codes for MVKDIDGATRYLTLTSLDEALKIFQGQFSCIPGIIKIPVQNSSGRITAEAVLSPLSIPAAHLSAMDGIAVNSAETAGATDQNPLTLANFKRVNTGNVIPDGFDAVIMIEDIIEQNGSYQIFAAAHPWQHIRPIGEDIAETEMVIPSLTRIRPVDIGAMISYGVPEVSVLDLKIALIPTGSEIIPVGTKPLPGQVIESNMHMASAMLSEAGVSVTHHPIIPDDLDKIRDAVKKAAETHDVVIISAGSSKGTKDFTAQVIEELGSVIIHGIAIKPAKPVILGIVNNRPVIGMPGYPIACHTILREVVVPLLSWYGFTIPEPQSIPVQLASALHSSIGTDEFVLTTVGRIQNDWIASPLSRGSGVQMSMVRANAYLKIPSAQEGLEAGEKTTAYLTVSLSVAEQVVMITGSHDPVIDHLANLIRRSGIRIASSHVGSMGGLLTLKRGYCHLAPMHMLAEDGEYNIPYLQKYFPGEELVLICVAERVQGMVSRDSLDFEALTTHRFINRQRGSGTRMLLDHLLKQKGIVSGQIDGYDREATTHLGVCLAVKSGDADLGMAVYSAAHSFSLSFIPVGVERYELVTTRKLYESDSRIRAIADLIQTPEFKRVLTGLGGYEIEKTGVIRMCG
- a CDS encoding putative sulfate/molybdate transporter; translated protein: MISLGDFTGSVGNFGTVLPLLVAISVTSGMSLSLMLLLCGGWYILSGIIYKVPISVEPLKAVAAISIAGHFSQEIIIASGILIGIFFIFLGVFHGMDWIQHHIPSSVVRGLQLGLGFILLKSSLLDFGLLDKPSFVIGIFCIVLVYLFRRIRQTPDFSALLLFALGIACVFYSNGIPQLNPPVLPTLVLPAMSDFNTAGMNLVLPQIPITIANAILATSLLISDLYQYKVSPNKLSISVGCMSLTTSMLGGFPLCHGAGGVAAHRRFGGKSGYTMIIGGVILIWLASLFTNPALIQSFPQGLFGVLLMVVAAELIAQGIRTDNRFISGCMVLIAIFGGMALSFIGGVIIAMAYPHLETYISRKGLQRRI
- the fdhF gene encoding formate dehydrogenase subunit alpha encodes the protein MTFTQVTTTCPYCSTGCSLNLMVEDGKVIGTAPYYRSPVNEGRVCPKGTYCHQFIGNPDRLKKPLIRKGDIFYEADWEAALNLIAKQFSSYKPEELAVLTSARCSNEDNYLAMKFARGVLKTRHIDHCARLCHSATMVGLNLAFGCNAMTNSIPDISESDCILCLGSNTLEQHPLVGRQIIKARSRGAHVISADPRFTPTAVQSDLFIQFYSGSDVLLLNSIMGEIIRNGWHDQSFISERTNQFEAVKKVVLQRRYEPEIAGGLCGVTPDLIRKTAEWIGTAKKCTILYAMGITQQTTGVDNVKSIANLMMLTGNIGRPGTGVNALRGQNNVQGACDAGCLPNFFPGYSAITDGTAHRRISKLWGFPDGICEPREGYDINTMFEQLRSSSPHIRSMYLIGENPVVSEPNPTIIIDGLKKVDFLVVQDIFFTETCQYADVVLPAACWAEKDGTQTNTERRVQRIRKAVDPPGEAKPDYEIITALARKMGYVEQFDYNDAKEIFEEMCSAIPQYRGMTWENVSRPEGIHWPCTESAMLGTQILYTDHFAHPDGKGVFFPVEWKEPADLPDKKFPFRLTTGRLIWHWQSGTMTRRCKNLNDEVNEGYLEMNPEDAKILKISSNDLIKVTFRKGSLVCKVRVLWDIKKGTAFIPLHFIERVSANVELNSSEPLPYMSEYKVAAISIKKYQEEKE